In the genome of Montipora foliosa isolate CH-2021 chromosome 3, ASM3666993v2, whole genome shotgun sequence, one region contains:
- the LOC137996379 gene encoding uncharacterized protein — protein MPPRKRPAQPSRTGRQTRSKRVRTSELTATVPPLPEQTNNNPGLVSLDVDALSATISTAISEAVKTALSKDSLTEILRQNTFEDSTSIETTLAGQPQANLSSDRVTSAVSSHVSSLTGAGTRNDSLLLGPDNVQPKQIFTSVSVNLSSRVGSKIKAKIWANEYVEFGALLASTPQIDKCALSMTPSSGLSKQPRLTLEPYHATKKVSNIQQWVSAFNIFVSVYTERYQSETPQLMKYCEVVRDIALSNGDWLWYDEQFRYLRQSAPDKYPWDQIHWELWLRASANFRRSQSIPNKPQPSTRQRFRSNFFPRGTCWTFHAGKHCQGCQFEHVCYKCGAKHPAIQCSVQTPHQRYSGVKPKGNSTQVSGPSQPASNPRKGGQA, from the coding sequence ATGCCTCCTAGGAAGCGTCCGGCACAACCATCAAGGACAGGCCGCCAAACACGTTCTAAGCGAGTGCGGACATCAGAGCTGACTGCAACGGTCCCACCTCTCCCTGAACAAACTAATAACAACCCCGGTTTGGTCTCCTTGGACGTAGACGCTCTCTCCGCCACCATATCGACGGCCATCTCGGAAGCGGTGAAAACAGCATTATCTAAGGACAGTCTCACCGAGATCTTGAGACAAAACACGTTTGAGGACAGCACGTCGATTGAAACCACATTAGCAGGCCAGCCTCAAGCCAACCTGTCTTCAGATCGCGTCACTTCAGCTGTGAGCAGCCATGTCAGTAGCCTCACCGGTGCAGGTACAAGAAATGATTCTCTGCTTCTGGGTCCCGACAATGTGCAACCTAAACAAATCTTTACTAGCGTGTCAGTAAATCTTAGTTCCCGGGTGGGTTCCAAAATTAAAGCCAAAATCTGGGCTAACGAATATGTGGAATTTGGGGCCTTATTAGCATCCACCCCTCAAATCGATAAGTGTGCGTTATCGATGACCCCCTCCTCTGGGCTATCAAAGCAGCCGCGGCTGACCCTTGAGCCGTATCACGCAACAAAGAAGGTTTCCAACATACAACAGTGGGTTTCGGCTTTTAACATTTTTGTCTCGGTCTATACTGAGCGATACCAGAGTGAAACCCCGCAGTTGATGAAGTATTGCGAGGTAGTCCGTGACATTGCTTTGTCGAACGGGGATTGGCTCTGGTATGACGAACAATTTCGTTATCTGAGGCAATCTGCACCCGATAAATATCCATGGGATCAAATACATTGGGAACTTTGGTTGAGGGCCTCAGCTAATTTTCGGAGATCACAGTCGATCCCCAATAAGCCCCAACCCTCGACACGCCAGCGTTTTCGTTCGAATTTTTTCCCACGAGGCACTTGTTGGACATTTCATGCCGGAAAACACTGCCAAGGGTGTCAGTTCGAACACGTCTGCTATAAATGTGGAGCAAAGCACCCAGCCATTCAATGCTCAGTACAAACCCCTCATCAGCGGTACAGTGGAGTTAAACCAAAAGGAAACTCTACTCAAGTATCAGGCCCTTCACAGCCCGCCAGTAACCCCCGTAAGGGTGGACAGGCTTGA